In Sphingobium sp. Z007, one DNA window encodes the following:
- a CDS encoding beta-xylosidase yields the protein MTISRVLASLSVLMALPHAAQAQAQEARQVAISVDAAKPVGKLPPVWRFFGADEPNYATMKDGRKLLVELGELKKGQVYFRAHNLLSSGDGTAAFKWGSTNAYTETKDGKPVYNWAIVDGIIDAYLEQGIRPYLQIGFTPEAMANAPAGTPYRHSWRPGFAYNLIATGWTYPPKDYEKWAELVHQWTLHNIERYGRAEVEKWYFEVWNEPNSAFYWSASPEEFYKLHDYAIAAVRKALPTARVGGPDVAGPGGSFMDGFLKHVSSGKNYATGQTGTPTDFLSFHAKGRPTFVDGHVRMGIATHLRETDGGFTKVLSIPSLANKPVVIGESDPEGCAACPGPANAYRNGTMYSSYTAASFARIWELAERRKVNLEGVVSWSFEFEDQPWFAGYRQLSTNGVDLPVLNVFRLFAQLGETKLATTNNAQVPLDVLMKDGVQGDADIGSIATRTADGKIALLVWHYHDDDVAGPDAQIKLSLNGIKGKPAQAKLWRVDGDHANAFSAWKTMGSPQSPDQDQYKLLEAASVMHAETLPVTPGQRNAASIDLRLPRQGVALIVLDGQ from the coding sequence ATGACGATTTCCAGGGTGCTCGCTTCGCTGTCCGTGCTGATGGCGTTGCCCCATGCGGCTCAAGCCCAGGCGCAGGAGGCGAGACAGGTCGCGATCAGCGTGGACGCGGCCAAGCCGGTGGGCAAGCTGCCCCCGGTCTGGCGCTTCTTCGGCGCGGACGAACCCAATTATGCGACCATGAAGGACGGCCGCAAGCTGCTCGTCGAACTGGGCGAGTTGAAGAAGGGGCAGGTCTATTTCCGCGCCCATAATCTGCTCAGCAGCGGAGACGGCACGGCCGCCTTCAAATGGGGCAGCACCAACGCCTATACCGAGACGAAGGACGGCAAGCCGGTCTATAACTGGGCCATCGTCGACGGCATCATCGACGCCTATCTGGAACAGGGCATCCGTCCCTATCTCCAGATCGGCTTCACCCCCGAAGCGATGGCCAACGCCCCGGCCGGCACCCCCTACCGCCATAGCTGGCGGCCGGGTTTCGCCTATAATCTGATCGCCACGGGCTGGACCTACCCGCCCAAGGATTATGAGAAATGGGCCGAACTGGTCCACCAATGGACGCTACATAACATCGAACGCTATGGCCGGGCTGAGGTCGAGAAATGGTATTTCGAGGTCTGGAACGAACCCAACAGCGCCTTCTATTGGAGCGCCAGCCCGGAAGAGTTCTACAAGCTGCACGACTATGCCATTGCCGCCGTACGCAAGGCGCTGCCGACGGCGCGCGTCGGCGGCCCGGATGTCGCGGGGCCGGGCGGCAGCTTCATGGACGGTTTCCTCAAACATGTGTCGTCGGGCAAGAATTATGCGACCGGCCAGACCGGCACGCCCACCGACTTCCTGTCCTTCCATGCCAAGGGGCGGCCGACCTTCGTTGACGGCCATGTCCGCATGGGCATCGCCACCCATCTGCGCGAAACCGACGGCGGCTTCACCAAAGTCCTGTCGATCCCCTCGCTCGCCAATAAGCCGGTCGTGATCGGGGAAAGCGACCCCGAAGGCTGCGCCGCCTGTCCGGGACCGGCCAACGCCTATCGCAACGGCACCATGTATTCCAGCTACACCGCCGCCAGCTTCGCGCGCATCTGGGAACTGGCCGAAAGGCGGAAGGTCAATCTGGAAGGCGTCGTGTCCTGGTCTTTCGAGTTCGAAGACCAGCCCTGGTTCGCGGGCTATCGCCAGCTATCGACCAATGGCGTCGACCTGCCGGTCCTGAACGTCTTCCGCCTCTTCGCGCAGCTAGGCGAAACCAAGCTGGCCACCACCAACAATGCGCAAGTGCCGCTGGACGTGCTGATGAAGGACGGTGTGCAGGGGGACGCGGACATCGGTTCCATCGCCACCCGCACCGCAGATGGCAAAATTGCGCTGCTCGTCTGGCACTATCATGACGACGATGTCGCTGGACCGGACGCGCAGATCAAGCTCAGCCTGAATGGCATCAAGGGCAAGCCCGCGCAGGCGAAGCTGTGGCGGGTCGATGGCGATCATGCCAACGCCTTTTCCGCCTGGAAGACAATGGGGTCGCCCCAATCCCCTGACCAGGACCAGTATAAGTTGCTGGAAGCCGCATCGGTCATGCACGCGGAAACGCTGCCTGTCACGCCAGGCCAACGCAATGCCGCCAGCATCGACCTGCGCCTGCCACGCCAGGGCGTCGCCCTGATCGTCCTCGACGGCCAGTAA
- a CDS encoding MFS transporter, whose product MTRAGRRLYAGRWAIAAMITVAIAISYLDRQTLPWAIKYIEADIPIGNQTKAFLDSAFLATYGLMYLGGGWLLDRWGTRRGFLAIMIFWSLACASHGLAGGIAALVVSRLLLGVGEGGGFPAATRAIAEWFPPERRAAAMGLVNAGTAVGAVIAPPLIAGILAYGDWFGLSSWRWVFFITGGFGLGWALWWFATYRTPPALDTDTHEAEYPAPTIAMLLARREVRGLVAAKFLSDGAWYFYLFWLPKYLFEAHGFDLKQAATIGWIPYAASGVGSLCGGWLSSRLLSSGRSVDAARKIALALSAACMPWVMLAPTTGSIAAIIAIFSLAFFGQQSWSTLVMTLPTDLAPRSALGRLAGLVGLGGAFGGIVMGQAAGWALDAGLGYTPVLTVAATLHLIAFALICLSIPRISRLTFLRKAVP is encoded by the coding sequence ATGACACGGGCGGGGCGCCGGCTCTACGCGGGACGCTGGGCGATCGCGGCGATGATTACCGTCGCCATCGCCATCAGCTATCTCGATCGCCAGACCCTGCCCTGGGCGATCAAATATATTGAGGCCGACATCCCGATCGGCAACCAGACCAAGGCGTTCCTCGATTCCGCCTTTCTCGCCACCTATGGCCTCATGTATCTGGGCGGCGGCTGGCTGCTGGATCGGTGGGGCACCCGGCGCGGATTTCTGGCGATCATGATCTTCTGGTCGCTCGCCTGCGCCAGCCATGGGTTGGCGGGCGGCATCGCGGCGCTGGTGGTCAGCCGGTTGCTGCTGGGCGTAGGGGAGGGCGGGGGCTTCCCCGCCGCCACCCGCGCCATCGCCGAATGGTTTCCGCCGGAACGCCGCGCCGCCGCCATGGGCCTGGTCAATGCCGGGACAGCGGTCGGCGCAGTCATCGCCCCGCCATTGATCGCGGGCATATTGGCCTATGGCGACTGGTTCGGCCTGTCGAGCTGGCGCTGGGTCTTCTTTATCACGGGCGGCTTCGGTCTCGGCTGGGCGCTCTGGTGGTTCGCGACCTATCGCACGCCGCCGGCTCTCGACACCGACACCCACGAAGCGGAATATCCGGCCCCGACCATCGCCATGCTGCTGGCGCGCCGCGAAGTGCGCGGCCTGGTCGCCGCAAAATTCCTCAGTGACGGCGCCTGGTATTTCTACCTCTTCTGGCTGCCCAAATATCTGTTCGAAGCGCATGGTTTCGACCTGAAGCAGGCCGCAACGATCGGCTGGATACCCTATGCCGCATCGGGCGTAGGCAGCCTGTGCGGCGGATGGCTCTCCAGTCGTCTCCTCTCGTCCGGTCGCTCCGTCGACGCCGCGCGCAAGATCGCCCTGGCCTTAAGCGCCGCCTGCATGCCCTGGGTCATGCTCGCGCCCACGACCGGGTCGATCGCCGCGATCATCGCGATCTTCAGCCTCGCTTTCTTCGGCCAGCAAAGCTGGTCCACCCTCGTCATGACCCTGCCGACCGACCTCGCCCCGCGCAGCGCGCTGGGCCGCCTTGCCGGGCTGGTAGGGCTGGGCGGCGCCTTTGGCGGCATTGTCATGGGGCAGGCTGCGGGCTGGGCGCTCGACGCCGGGCTGGGCTACACCCCGGTCCTCACCGTGGCCGCGACCCTGCACTTGATCGCCTTCGCGCTGATCTGCCTGTCCATCCCCCGCATTTCCCGTCTTACCTTCCTGCGAAAGGCCGTTCCTTGA
- a CDS encoding L-rhamnonate dehydratase has product MKITEIRTRVVQWEGDTVPLPPHFCTNPMDLVSPMLSPETMGTFTFHGWLIVEIFTDAGLVGIGNAALAPLVTKQMIDQYLAPLLIGQNPWDSEFLWQHMYRKTMAFGRKGVALVAISALDIAIWDLMGKSAKQPVFRLLGGRTKAKIPVYASRLYSIPLEELAREAAAYKAQGYKAMKLRFGWGPIDGAAGMARNVELIRTVRETVGEEIDIMADAYMGWSLDYAKRMMRLIEPFNLRWLEEAIIPDDINGYHELRRFGATPIAAGEHEFTSYGFRQMIEAKALDYFQFDTNRVGGITAARKIQALAEAYSIPVVPHAGQMHNYHVVMASLNSPIAEYFPMVDVEVGNELFWYIFKGEPQAVDGYIDLDDNLPGLGLEIDEAALSRFKVIG; this is encoded by the coding sequence TTGAAAATCACCGAAATCCGCACCCGCGTCGTCCAGTGGGAAGGCGACACCGTGCCGCTGCCGCCGCATTTCTGCACCAACCCGATGGACCTTGTTTCGCCAATGCTGTCGCCCGAAACCATGGGCACCTTCACCTTCCATGGCTGGCTGATCGTGGAAATCTTCACCGACGCAGGGCTGGTCGGCATCGGCAACGCCGCGCTCGCCCCGCTCGTCACCAAGCAGATGATCGATCAATATCTCGCACCCCTGCTGATCGGCCAGAACCCATGGGACAGCGAGTTTCTGTGGCAGCATATGTATCGCAAGACCATGGCCTTCGGCCGCAAGGGCGTCGCCCTGGTCGCCATCTCCGCGCTCGACATCGCGATCTGGGACTTGATGGGCAAATCCGCGAAACAGCCCGTCTTCCGTCTGTTGGGTGGACGCACGAAAGCAAAGATCCCGGTCTATGCCAGCCGCCTCTATTCGATTCCCTTGGAGGAATTGGCGCGGGAAGCCGCCGCCTATAAGGCGCAGGGCTATAAGGCGATGAAGCTGCGCTTTGGCTGGGGGCCGATCGATGGCGCCGCGGGCATGGCGCGCAACGTCGAACTGATCCGCACCGTGCGCGAAACCGTGGGTGAAGAGATCGACATCATGGCCGACGCCTATATGGGCTGGAGCCTGGATTACGCCAAGCGCATGATGCGCCTCATCGAACCCTTCAACCTGCGCTGGCTGGAGGAAGCGATCATCCCCGACGACATTAACGGCTATCACGAACTGCGCCGCTTCGGCGCCACGCCGATCGCCGCGGGGGAGCATGAGTTCACCAGCTACGGCTTCCGCCAGATGATCGAAGCCAAGGCGCTGGATTATTTCCAGTTCGACACCAACCGCGTCGGCGGCATCACCGCCGCGCGCAAGATCCAGGCGCTGGCCGAGGCCTATTCCATCCCCGTCGTCCCCCATGCCGGGCAGATGCATAATTATCATGTCGTGATGGCCAGCCTGAACAGCCCCATCGCCGAATATTTCCCGATGGTGGATGTCGAGGTCGGCAACGAACTTTTCTGGTATATTTTCAAGGGCGAGCCGCAGGCGGTGGACGGCTATATCGATCTGGACGACAACCTCCCCGGCCTGGGCCTAGAAATAGACGAGGCCGCTCTCTCGCGCTTCAAGGTGATCGGATGA
- a CDS encoding NAD(P)-dependent oxidoreductase translates to MTNMKIAVLGLGIMGSGMARQLLAAGFDVTVWNRSREKAAALGDAGARVAGTPADAATGAAIVVAMLANDDVSRSVWTGEDGALAVMDQGAIAIESSTLTGDWVFELAREAVARGVRFIEAPVTGSRDQAAQGMLRFLVGGDAATIDAARPAFDAMGSALVHLGPVGSAATVKLANNFLCGVQAASLAEAIALFEKHGLDVEQAMAILFDGAPASPMVKGVGRRMLDRDYAPHFLVPLMAKDLGYAAQALADVGITSAIAQAARQRFVEADAAGEGHRDIAAIVEPLRGA, encoded by the coding sequence ATGACGAACATGAAAATCGCGGTTCTGGGACTCGGCATCATGGGGTCCGGCATGGCCCGGCAATTGCTCGCCGCCGGGTTCGACGTGACGGTGTGGAACCGCAGCCGCGAAAAAGCCGCGGCACTGGGGGACGCCGGTGCGCGCGTTGCCGGAACGCCGGCCGACGCGGCGACCGGCGCAGCGATCGTCGTCGCCATGCTGGCCAATGATGATGTATCGCGGTCCGTCTGGACCGGCGAGGACGGCGCGCTTGCCGTCATGGATCAAGGCGCCATCGCGATCGAATCCAGCACCCTGACCGGCGACTGGGTGTTCGAACTCGCGCGGGAAGCCGTTGCGCGTGGCGTGCGCTTCATCGAAGCCCCGGTCACAGGCAGCCGCGACCAGGCGGCGCAGGGTATGCTTCGCTTCCTCGTCGGCGGCGACGCCGCTACGATCGACGCCGCTCGCCCAGCCTTCGACGCCATGGGGAGCGCGCTCGTCCATCTCGGCCCGGTCGGCAGCGCGGCGACGGTCAAGCTCGCCAACAACTTCCTGTGCGGTGTCCAGGCCGCCAGCCTCGCCGAAGCGATCGCCCTGTTCGAAAAACATGGCCTGGACGTGGAGCAGGCGATGGCCATCCTGTTCGACGGCGCGCCCGCCAGCCCGATGGTCAAGGGCGTTGGCCGCAGGATGCTCGATCGCGACTATGCGCCGCATTTTCTGGTGCCGTTGATGGCCAAGGATCTGGGCTATGCCGCGCAGGCGCTGGCCGATGTCGGCATCACCTCCGCCATAGCCCAAGCGGCGAGGCAACGCTTCGTGGAGGCGGATGCGGCAGGCGAGGGGCATCGCGACATAGCAGCGATCGTGGAGCCGCTCAGAGGCGCTTGA
- a CDS encoding zinc/iron-chelating domain-containing protein → MHTENDLETTLLGPVLPDRACGDCTMCCTILTVDTPDFQKPAGVGCTHLTAHGCSIHAVRPPICRTWFCAWRRIAAMPEQARPDRSGILVSLDFVREPRNCFEGVSIMVRLLPGSEAIENGIAQAILDSLCDRFVPVWFSDGAKKMLMHPDNDVATFVLSGGAAPAHLRAEVAAWRERYSVFATKG, encoded by the coding sequence ATGCACACAGAGAATGATCTGGAAACGACGCTGCTCGGCCCCGTCCTCCCCGACCGGGCGTGTGGCGATTGTACGATGTGTTGCACCATTCTCACTGTGGATACGCCCGATTTCCAGAAACCGGCTGGGGTTGGCTGTACGCACCTGACCGCTCACGGATGCAGCATCCATGCCGTGCGTCCCCCTATTTGCCGGACCTGGTTCTGCGCCTGGCGCAGAATCGCCGCCATGCCCGAACAGGCTCGTCCAGACCGGTCCGGCATTTTGGTCTCGCTCGATTTTGTCCGCGAACCGCGTAATTGCTTCGAGGGCGTATCGATCATGGTCCGCCTGCTCCCCGGAAGCGAGGCGATAGAAAATGGCATCGCCCAGGCCATTCTCGACAGCCTTTGTGATCGGTTTGTGCCTGTCTGGTTCAGCGACGGCGCCAAGAAGATGTTGATGCACCCCGACAATGATGTGGCCACCTTCGTCCTGTCAGGCGGCGCTGCGCCTGCGCATTTGAGAGCCGAGGTGGCAGCTTGGCGAGAGCGATACTCTGTGTTTGCGACGAAGGGTTAG
- the cobW gene encoding cobalamin biosynthesis protein CobW — MSDLNKVPVTIVTGFLGAGKTTLISHLIRNAGGRRLAVVVNEFGTLGVDGDILASCAIPDCPADNIVELANGCICCTVADDFIPTVERLLALDPRPDHILIETSGLALPKPLLKAFDWPAIRSRITVDGVLALADAEAVASGRFAPDLAALAAQRAADPGMDHETPLSELFEDQLACADMVLLTKSDLAGPDGVAAARALIAAETPRPVPVIELVDGVVDPRLILGLDAAAEDDIAARPSHHDGEDDHEHDDFDSMVVTLGDIADPAYLVARIETLARDHRILRVKGYAAVTGRPMRLLIQAVGARVRHHYDRPWRPGEPRATALVVIAERADIDPPTIRAVLLG; from the coding sequence ATGTCCGATCTTAACAAGGTGCCTGTCACCATCGTCACCGGATTCCTGGGCGCCGGGAAAACCACGCTCATCAGCCATCTGATCCGTAACGCGGGGGGGCGTCGACTGGCGGTGGTGGTCAATGAATTCGGGACGCTAGGGGTGGATGGCGATATCCTTGCATCCTGTGCCATCCCCGATTGCCCGGCCGACAATATCGTGGAACTGGCCAATGGCTGCATCTGCTGCACCGTCGCCGACGATTTCATCCCCACCGTGGAAAGGCTGCTCGCGCTTGATCCGCGTCCCGACCATATCCTGATCGAAACGTCGGGGCTGGCGCTGCCCAAGCCGTTGCTCAAGGCGTTCGATTGGCCCGCGATCCGCAGCCGCATCACCGTCGATGGCGTGCTGGCCCTCGCCGATGCCGAAGCCGTGGCGTCAGGCCGGTTCGCGCCCGATCTCGCCGCGCTCGCCGCGCAGCGGGCCGCCGATCCGGGCATGGATCATGAAACGCCGCTATCGGAACTGTTCGAGGACCAGCTCGCCTGCGCCGACATGGTGCTGCTGACCAAGAGCGACCTGGCCGGGCCGGATGGCGTCGCCGCCGCCCGCGCGCTCATCGCGGCGGAAACGCCTCGCCCGGTGCCGGTGATCGAACTGGTGGACGGCGTGGTCGATCCGCGCCTGATCCTGGGACTGGACGCCGCCGCGGAAGACGACATCGCCGCCCGCCCGTCGCATCATGATGGCGAGGACGATCATGAACATGATGATTTCGACAGCATGGTGGTCACGCTGGGCGACATCGCCGATCCGGCCTATCTGGTCGCGCGGATCGAGACGCTGGCGCGCGACCACCGCATCTTGCGGGTGAAAGGCTATGCCGCCGTGACGGGTAGACCGATGCGGCTGCTGATCCAGGCGGTGGGCGCGCGTGTGCGCCATCATTATGACCGGCCATGGCGGCCGGGCGAACCACGCGCCACCGCGCTGGTCGTCATCGCCGAACGGGCTGATATCGATCCGCCGACCATCCGGGCGGTGCTGCTGGGCTGA
- the cobN gene encoding cobaltochelatase subunit CobN has product MHVIFRETHGLEESAVPQDLGQSPSDLIVLSFSDSDLGAFAAAWRQARDRADAPLPSLRLANLAALTHPLSVDTYVELTLVHAKGILIRLIGGTAYWSYGLQQVAALARAQGIALAVLPADGRLDMRLDTASTLPEPLLRQFARRCDMGGVAAARGALGMLAEAAGLHNPFGSDDAPLPMMGGWHPDLGIVDPHSVARNPDRPLVLILFYRSYLTAHDLDPFVQLHAALARQGFDVLSIFVPSLKAPDARDQVAQWVADLHPAAIINATAFSARGEGGDTPLDGAGVPVFQVALATAWRDDWRAAARGLSPADLAMHVVMPEVDGRIFAGVASFKESGARDAALEFADVVHRGDPDRIDAIAARVAAWVALARRPAAARRVALLLSTYPGKAYQMAHAVGLDALASAEAILTDLAEAGYALGDERSPVAALDRTWIDWPLEDYRRSLAGLPDALRADLDQAWGAPQDDPAVQDGAFRFAALAMGHILVALQPERGTPTTREGNYHDLSLCPRHAYVAFYLWLRDRGTDALVHIGAHGTLEWLPGKSVALSDDCWPEALIGATPLIYPFIVNDPGEAAQAKRRTAAVTIGHVPPPLVQTTSGAGLHRIEALLDEFSNADGLDPARRDRLQATIGDEARALGLEAELGLDDAMSPAEAITRIDRFLCDVKESQFGDGLHIFGRGDHGAGERAGLLAALDGRRVPPGPAGSPYRGRADVLPTGRNLYAIDPRAVPSRAAYAQGVRLAAELVRRHLQDHGDYPRGLVVDLWGSATMRTAGEDFAMALHLLGAKPIWDMASERVTGVEILALALLDRPRIDVTLRVSGLFRDAFPTLPTLFGQAVRALCGRDEPTDWNPFAGQDAAPRVYGPQPGRYGVGLGDRGETYTEEARRAAGEAWLSASDHALDTPVASPDPDGLRLRVAGADAFVHAQDLPETDLLLAADYAAHEAGFAAAKAQVGGAASLYHLDNRDPARPTARTLTEEIARVVRARAAHPDWVAGMMRHGFRGGAELAATLDHLGAFAHLSGAVPSHLFDLYHDATLGQPDVRAFLAQANPDALAAMEARFAALHAAGLWTTRRNSILASLTGDA; this is encoded by the coding sequence ATGCACGTCATTTTTCGCGAGACGCATGGGCTGGAGGAAAGCGCCGTGCCGCAGGATCTGGGGCAATCGCCCTCGGATCTGATTGTGCTGTCCTTTTCGGATAGCGACCTTGGCGCGTTCGCGGCCGCCTGGCGGCAGGCGCGGGATCGGGCCGATGCGCCCCTGCCGTCGCTCCGGCTCGCCAACCTCGCCGCGCTTACCCACCCGCTGTCGGTCGACACCTATGTCGAACTTACGCTTGTCCACGCCAAGGGGATATTGATCCGCCTGATCGGCGGCACCGCCTATTGGAGCTATGGCCTGCAACAGGTGGCCGCCCTGGCGCGGGCGCAGGGCATCGCGCTGGCGGTCCTGCCTGCCGACGGGCGGCTGGACATGCGGCTGGACACGGCGTCCACGCTGCCCGAACCGCTGCTGCGCCAGTTCGCGCGTCGCTGCGACATGGGCGGCGTCGCGGCGGCGCGGGGCGCTCTGGGGATGCTGGCCGAGGCGGCGGGCCTGCACAATCCCTTTGGCTCGGACGATGCGCCGCTGCCGATGATGGGCGGCTGGCATCCCGACCTCGGCATCGTCGATCCCCACAGCGTCGCGCGGAACCCGGACCGGCCGTTGGTGCTCATCCTTTTCTACCGCTCCTATCTGACCGCCCATGATCTCGATCCCTTTGTCCAGCTGCACGCCGCGCTCGCACGGCAGGGCTTCGATGTGCTCTCGATCTTCGTCCCGTCCCTGAAAGCCCCCGACGCCCGCGATCAGGTGGCGCAATGGGTGGCCGACCTGCATCCGGCCGCCATCATCAACGCGACCGCCTTCTCGGCGCGAGGGGAGGGCGGGGACACCCCCCTAGACGGCGCAGGCGTCCCGGTCTTCCAAGTCGCGCTGGCGACGGCGTGGCGCGACGACTGGCGGGCGGCGGCGCGGGGTCTGTCCCCGGCCGATCTCGCCATGCATGTGGTGATGCCCGAAGTGGACGGGCGCATCTTCGCGGGCGTCGCCAGCTTCAAGGAATCGGGCGCGCGCGACGCCGCCCTGGAATTTGCCGATGTCGTCCACCGCGGCGATCCTGACCGGATCGACGCCATCGCCGCGCGGGTGGCGGCATGGGTGGCGCTGGCGCGCAGGCCCGCCGCCGCCCGGCGCGTCGCGCTGCTGCTCTCTACCTATCCGGGCAAAGCCTATCAAATGGCCCATGCTGTGGGTCTGGACGCGCTGGCCTCGGCCGAAGCGATCCTGACCGACCTTGCCGAAGCAGGCTATGCGCTGGGCGATGAGCGGTCGCCTGTCGCCGCACTGGACCGGACATGGATCGACTGGCCGTTGGAAGATTATCGCCGTTCGCTGGCCGGATTGCCGGATGCGCTGCGCGCTGATCTCGACCAGGCATGGGGGGCGCCACAGGATGATCCGGCGGTGCAGGATGGCGCGTTTCGCTTCGCGGCGCTGGCGATGGGCCATATTCTCGTCGCGCTCCAGCCCGAACGCGGCACGCCCACCACTCGCGAAGGCAATTATCACGACCTGTCGCTCTGCCCGCGCCACGCCTATGTCGCTTTCTATCTGTGGCTGCGCGACAGGGGGACCGATGCGCTGGTCCATATCGGCGCGCACGGCACGCTCGAATGGCTGCCGGGCAAGTCGGTCGCTCTGTCCGACGATTGCTGGCCCGAAGCGCTGATTGGCGCGACGCCCCTCATCTATCCCTTCATCGTCAACGATCCGGGCGAAGCGGCGCAGGCCAAGCGCCGCACCGCTGCCGTCACCATCGGCCATGTCCCACCGCCGCTGGTGCAAACGACCAGCGGTGCGGGCCTCCACCGGATTGAGGCGCTGCTCGACGAGTTTTCCAACGCCGACGGACTGGACCCGGCCCGTCGCGATCGGTTGCAGGCGACCATCGGCGACGAAGCGCGGGCGCTGGGGCTGGAGGCCGAGCTGGGCCTGGACGACGCGATGTCGCCAGCAGAAGCGATCACGCGGATCGACCGCTTCCTGTGCGACGTCAAGGAAAGCCAGTTTGGCGACGGCCTCCATATCTTCGGCCGGGGCGATCATGGCGCGGGCGAGCGGGCAGGGCTGCTCGCCGCGCTCGACGGACGGCGGGTGCCGCCGGGGCCAGCCGGTTCGCCCTATCGCGGGCGCGCCGACGTGCTGCCCACCGGGCGCAACCTCTATGCGATCGACCCGCGCGCCGTCCCGTCCCGCGCCGCCTATGCGCAGGGCGTTCGCTTGGCCGCGGAACTGGTGCGGCGGCACTTGCAGGATCATGGCGATTATCCGCGCGGGCTGGTGGTCGATCTGTGGGGATCGGCGACGATGCGCACGGCGGGGGAAGACTTTGCCATGGCGCTGCATCTGCTGGGCGCAAAGCCGATCTGGGACATGGCGTCGGAACGGGTGACGGGCGTCGAAATCCTGGCGCTGGCGCTGCTCGACCGGCCGCGCATCGATGTCACCCTGCGCGTATCCGGCCTGTTCCGCGACGCCTTCCCCACCTTGCCGACGCTATTCGGTCAGGCGGTGCGCGCGCTGTGCGGGCGGGACGAGCCGACCGACTGGAATCCCTTCGCGGGTCAGGACGCGGCCCCGCGCGTCTATGGCCCGCAGCCGGGGCGCTATGGCGTCGGACTGGGCGACAGGGGCGAAACCTACACAGAAGAAGCGCGCCGCGCCGCCGGCGAAGCCTGGCTGTCCGCATCGGACCACGCGCTGGACACGCCCGTCGCTTCGCCCGACCCGGACGGCCTGCGCTTGCGGGTCGCAGGGGCGGACGCCTTCGTCCATGCGCAGGATCTCCCCGAAACCGACCTGCTGCTCGCCGCCGACTATGCCGCGCATGAAGCCGGCTTCGCCGCCGCCAAGGCGCAGGTGGGGGGCGCGGCGAGCCTCTATCATCTCGACAATCGCGATCCCGCCCGCCCGACGGCGCGCACCCTGACCGAAGAGATCGCCCGCGTCGTTCGCGCCAGGGCCGCGCATCCCGACTGGGTGGCGGGGATGATGCGCCACGGCTTTCGCGGCGGCGCGGAACTGGCCGCGACGCTCGATCATCTAGGCGCCTTCGCGCATCTGTCGGGTGCGGTGCCCTCGCACCTGTTCGATCTCTATCATGACGCGACGCTGGGCCAGCCCGACGTGCGCGCCTTCCTCGCACAAGCCAATCCCGATGCGCTGGCGGCGATGGAGGCGCGGTTCGCCGCGCTTCATGCCGCCGGGCTGTGGACCACGCGGCGCAACTCGATCCTCGCCAGCCTGACGGGGGACGCATGA